From the Hevea brasiliensis isolate MT/VB/25A 57/8 chromosome 15, ASM3005281v1, whole genome shotgun sequence genome, one window contains:
- the LOC110664992 gene encoding B3 domain-containing transcription factor VRN1-like: MVSRPSMGSCGRPRCRQSTSRVERSWSSFFSKIRASTIEDKKLNLPLMFVRKYGDELSDVAKLIASNGLIWEVGLTKGEMIIWFDDGWHEFVEYYSVRNGWLLIFNYIGMSNFHVSIFDEYVFEIGYPCIERTRKEEPSNIRKQPLFNEDEMKDDDSVEILSSTPHPNSRKGASSKKRDYTTPPQNLSRPVLGSGHLGINKSFKHATSAEKRKFPQEYQRKGKNCKMEDLGNANNSNQDGIDLSLQCEEEGNIFTSKNFYVTLSKVSPESKKAVDAAMECKPKNPAFLVIVGQHLVGQNTMHVPSEFAKRFLHNIYEIIKVQDSDGEEWIREWIIHTTCCWRGGSLSLIGGWAEFFRDNEFGDEDVCLFELIQKKNVALKVSVFHAYLE, translated from the exons ATGGTATCCAGACCTTCAATGGGATCCTGTGGGAGGCCTCGCTGCAGGCAGTCGACAAGTAGAGTGGAGAGATCTTGGagtagtttcttcagcaaaatacgTGCAAGTACCATCGAAGACAAGAAGCTG AACCTACCATTGATGTTTGTGAGGAAATATGGGGATGAGCTCTCTGATGTAGCTAAGCTCATTGCATCTAATGGCCTTATTTGGGAAGTGGGTTTAACAAAAGGGGAGATGATCATTTGGTTTGATGATGGTTGGCATGAATTTGTAGAATATTATTCTGTCCGTAATGGATGGCTTTTAATATTCAACTATATTGGTATGTCGAATTTCCATGTTTCTATATTCGATGAATATGTTTTTGAGATTGGATATCCATGCATTGAACGAACACGTAAGGAAGAACCTAGTAACATTAGGAAACAGCCGCTGTTCAATGAGGATGAAATGAAAGATGATGATTCCGTCGAGATTTTGAGTTCTACTCCACATCCAAATTCAAGAAAAGGGGCAAGTTCCAAGAAAAGGGACTACACTACACCACCGCAGAATCTGAGTAGACCTGTTTTAGGTTCTGGCCATCTGGGAATTAACAAGAGTTTCAAGCATGCTACTTCTGCAGAGAAACGAAAGTTTCCGCAAGAATACCAGAGAAAGGGCAAAAACTGTAAAATGGAAGACTTAGGCAATGCAAATAACTCGAACCAAG ATGGAATTGACTTGTCACTACAatgtgaagaagaaggaaacatcTTTACAAGTAAAAACTTTTATGTAACATTATCAAAAGTATCCCCAGAAAGCAAGAAAGCGGTGGATGCAGCAATGGAGTGCAAGCCAAAAAATCCAGCTTTTCTGGTTATCGTGGGGCAACATCTTGTAGGCCAAAATACAATG CATGTGCCTTCAGAATTTGCTAAGAGGTTTCTGCATAATATTTATGAGATTATCAAAGTTCAGGATTCTGATGGAGAAGAGTGGATAAGAGAGTGGATAATCCATACCACTTGCTGCTGGAGAGGTGGGAGTTTGAGTTTAATAGGGGGCTGGGCTGAATTTTTCAGGGACAATGAATTTGGGGATGAAGATGTGTGTCTCTTTGAGCTGATCCAGAAGAAGAATGTTGCCCTGAAAGTTTCAGTATTTCATGCGTATTTGGAGTAA